A stretch of the Nicotiana tabacum cultivar K326 chromosome 6, ASM71507v2, whole genome shotgun sequence genome encodes the following:
- the LOC107823098 gene encoding putative folate-biopterin transporter 3 produces the protein MREEDELPLEGQLHKEKSQKNKMLGLILKPYYWFRMLCDKFHWSFVSGVVIIYGINQGLSTGLSKISTQYYMKDEQKLQPSEAQIYSGIIQLPWIVKPLWGLLTDTLPIRGYRRRPYFILAGFLGAFAMLSLSFGDKLQLASALLCLMGGSAAQAVADVTIDACVTENSISHPSLASDMQSLCGVSSSVGQLIGYTLSGFLVHLIGSKGVFGVLSIPAALVILVGMMLHEPFIHNVAYRQVGQKFLDACKAMWMALKCENVWRPCLYMYISLALSLHIHEGMFYWYTDAKDGPLFSKEIVGTISSVGAVGYLLGVLLYQNSFKNHPFRFVLFWSQLLYGASGLLDLILISRVNLQFGIPDYVVAVCDAAISHMIGRLRWMPLLVLSSKLCPSGIEGTFFALLMSIDHVGSLTASWAGGLLLHTLNVTRTQFDNLWIAVVIRSISRVLPIGLLFLVPSSDPTASILPTEMLNRKKGDDNLGAQKLEMTPLVTNVDQHLVDS, from the exons ATGAGGGAAGAAGATGAACTTCCGTTAGAAGGACAACTACACAAAGAAAAGAGCCAAAAGAATAAAATGTTGGGACTAATTCTGAAACCATATTATTGGTTCAGAATGCTGTGTGATAAATTTCACTGGAGCTTTGTGTCAGGTGTGGTTATTATATATGGTATTAATCAGGGATTGAGTACAGGTCTAAGCAAGATTAGTACTCAGTATTATATGAAGGATGAGCAAAAGCTACAACCCTCTGAAGCTCAAATATATTCGGGAATAATTCAACTTCCTTGGATTGTGAAGCCTCTTTGGGGCCTTTTAACTGATACTCTTCCCATTAGAGGATACAGAAGGAGGCCTTACTTCATTCTTGCTG GTTTTCTTGGTGCTTTTGCCATGCTCAGTTTGTCATTCGGCGACAAGTTACAACTTGCATCTGCTTTGTTGTGCCTAATGGGTGGTAGTGCTGCGCAGGCAGTAGCAGATGTTACTATTGATGCATGTGTCACAGAGAACAGTATAAGCCATCCTTCTCTTGCCAgtgacatgcaaagcttgtgtgGAGTAAGCTCTTCAGTGGGGCAACTGATTGGGTACACTCTCAGTGGCTTTTTGGTTCATCTAATTGGATCTAAG GGAGTGTTCGGAGTTTTAAGCATTCCAGCTGCGCTGGTAATTTTGGTAGGAATGATGCTGCACGAACCGTTTATACACAATGTTGCATACAGGCAG GTAGGTCAAAAGTTCTTGGATGCTTGTAAGGCTATGTGGATGGCACTGAAATGCGAGAATGTGTGGAGGCCATGTCTATACATGTACATTTCCCTTGCATTGAGTTTGCATATTCACGAGGGAATGTTTTACTGGTATACAGATGCAAAGGATGGCCCATTGTTCTCAAAG GAGATTGTAGGTACAATATCCTCTGTTGGTGCAGTAGGCTATCTTCTCGGAGTTCTCCTCTACCAGAATTCTTTTAAAAACCATCCTTTTCGTTTCGTACTTTTTTGGTCTCAGCTATTATATGGCGCTTCAGGACTGCTGGATTTGATATTGATATCACGAGTAAACCTGCAGTTTGGAATCCCTGATTATGTTGTTGCTGTATGCGATGCAGCAATTTCTCATATGATCGGGCGTCTCAGATGGATGCCTCTTCTAGTACTCAGTTCAAAGCTTTGCCCTTCTGGCATTGAAGGAACTTTCTTCGCTTTGCTAATGTCAATTGATCATGTTGGTAGTCTCACAGCATCTTGGGCTGGAGGCCTTTTACTTCACACCTTGAATGTCACAAGGACTCAATTTGACAACCTTTGGATAGCAGTAGTTATCCGGAGCATTTCGAGGGTCCTTCCAATTGGCCTTCTATTTTTGGTGCCAAGCAGTGATCCCACTGCTTCTATTCTACCAACTGAGATGTTGAATAGGAAAAAGGGCGACGATAACTTGGGCGCTCAAAAGCTGGAGATGACTCCACTAGTAACCAATGTCGATCAACATTTAGTGGATTCATAA
- the LOC107823097 gene encoding aspartyl protease family protein At5g10770-like has product MSLCQYSILCLLLFVLFFTSSGNGAFGHADNELLLPLKTLQRIQHSHYGPSCSSQKSRSENGATILEMKHKDYCSRSRDDLNGRLKKQLVADDIRVRSMQSHIKNISSQQVETLSQTTRIPITSGVTMQTLNYIVTVTLGGRNMTVIVDTGSDLTWVQCQPCRLCYNQPEPLFNPSFSSSYRSVVCNSSACQSLVSATGNSGLCGTNSQACNYLVSYGDGSYTKGELGQEHLVLGNSSVDNFVFGCGRNNRGLFGLASGLMGLGRSDLSLISQTSNVFGGVFSYCLPSTDAESSGSLVFGGDASVFKNSTPISYTKMVPNPQLFSFYFLNLTGMTIGGVVVQDSSFGQSGFLIDSGTVITRLPPSIYKAVKAEFLKQFSGYPFAQGYSILDTCFDLSAYEEVNIPTIKIYFDGGAEMEVDVAGVFYFVKSDASQVCLALASLQYEDETGIIGNFQQRNTRVIYDTKQSQVGFAKETCSFM; this is encoded by the exons ATGTCACTTTGCCAATATTCCATTCTTTGTCTTCTGCTTTTTGTACTATTCTTCACTTCTTCTGGAAATGGAGCATTTGGTCATGCAGATAATGAACTACTTCTCCCACTCAAAACACTTCAAAGGATACAACACAGCCATTATGGACCAAGTTGTTCATCTCAAAAATCAA GAAGTGAAAATGGGGCAACAATATTAGAAATGAAGCACAAAGATTACTGCTCTAGATCAAGAGATGACTTGAATGGAAGGCTGAAGAAACAATTAGTAGCTGATGATATTCGAGTTCGGTCAATGCAATCACATATCAAGAACATTAGTTCTCAACAAGTTGAAACTTTATCACAGACCACCCGAATTCCTATCACTTCAGGTGTCACAATGCAGACTCTAAATTACATTGTCACAGTGACATTAGGCGGTCGAAATATGACAGTAATTGTAGACACAGGAAGTGATCTTACTTGGGTTCAATGCCAACCTTGTAGATTGTGTTACAATCAACCAGAACCTCTTTTCAACCCCTCATTTTCATCTTCTTATCGATCAGTTGTATGTAATTCATCAGCCTGTCAATCTCTTGTATCTGCAACCGGGAATTCAGGATTATGTGGTACTAATTCACAAGCTTGTAATTACCTTGTAAGTTATGGAGATGGATCATACACTAAGGGTGAACTTGGCCAGGAGCATTTGGTTCTTGGAAATAGTTCAGTTGACAATTTTGTTTTTGGCTGTGGTAGGAATAATAGAGGTCTGTTTGGTTTAGCTTCAGGTCTTATGGGACTTGGAAGGAGTGATCTTTCCTTAATATCTCAAACTTCTAATGTGTTTGGTGGCGTTTTCTCGTATTGTTTGCCTTCAACTGACGCAGAGTCCTCTGGTTCACTAGTATTTGGTGGTGATGCTTCAGTTTTCAAGAACTCTACACCAATCTCTTACACTAAAATGGTTCCAAATCCACAGCTTTTTAGCTTCTATTTTCTCAATCTAACTGGGATGACTATAGGTGGAGTTGTTGTTCAAGATTCAAGTTTTGGCCAAAGTGGATTTCTCATTGATTCTGGCACAGTTATTACAAGGCTTCCTCCTTCCATTTACAAAGCTGTTAAAGCTGAGTTCTTGAAACAATTTTCAGGATACCCTTTTGCACAAGGTTATTCAATTCTTGACACTTGTTTTGACCTCTCTGCATATGAAGAAGTGAACATTCCAAccattaaaatatattttgacGGCGGTGCTGAGATGGAAGTGGATGTTGCTGGTGTTTTCTATTTTGTGAAGAGTGATGCATCTCAGGTATGTTTGGCTTTGGCAAGCCTACAATATGAAGATGAGACTGGAATTATTGGAAATTTTCAGCAGAGAAACACTAGGGTCATATATGACACAAAGCAGTCACAAGTTGGATTTGCAAAAGAAACCTGCAGTTTCATGTAG